The Pirellulales bacterium genome segment CACCGACGTCAGCCCCTTCGGAATCTACGACCTGGCGGGCAACGCCCGCGAATGGTGCATCGACCGCTGGTCCCTCACGGCATTTGCGGACGCTCAAAAATCCTCGTCCACGCCGTTGCGAAACTGGAAAGGCCCGCGAAACGCCCCCGTCGACATTCACGTCGTCAAGGGAAACGGCCCCGGCTGGGACGCCTGGTATCGCGCCGGCATCAACGGCACGCAACATCACGCCGACGTCGGCTTTCGCTGCGTGCTGCGGCTGAACGAGAAGAACTAGCGTTCCTCAATAATCTGGACAAACGCCATTCCCCAGCGAAGGGTGTTGCGAATGTCGCCGTGTTGGCGCTCAATACCACTTCTCGCGGCAATCTTGCTAGTGCCGGGCGCGAGTTTAGCGCTCCAAGCTGCTCAACAGGCCGACCCATGGGCCGAATTGCCGCTCGAGCCAGAACGCTCGAGAACAGCTCAGAAGGAGACGGGCGAGCCCAGCTTTTTTGCAGTTCCCATCCGCACGGAGCTTCAGCGCCAGCTCATCGCCCACGGTAAGCAAGTGCAAGCGCTGGTTGTCCTGAATGGCTTCGGGACCATCGGCAAGCGCGGCGTCGATCGCATGCGGGCGCTCGACATTCTGGCGTTGCGGCGCGCACTCGCCGCGATAAAGACCGGTGATCCCAATGCGTCGGTGGTGTTTGTCATTGGATTCTTGGGCGCGAGCCCGCCCGACATGCAGCAAACATTGTCTGACGAGCAGAAACGGCTTACCCAGGAATGCGGGGACTTGGCGAAAGAGGCCAAGCTGCGAGTGGTTCAGATCAGCGGAGCCTTTATTGGCACGCCCGGCGCGTGGCCAAAAGCGGCTGACGCAGCCAAGGCCATCGACCCAACCAAGGAAACAGCCGCCGAGGCGGCCGTCGGAGACGCCGACGTCAGGGTATTTCCGGTTCGCACGAAAGTTACCGAGCTGTTGACGGACTGGTCCCAAGGCGGCAATCCGACAGGAGCCGATTGCGTGGTCTATCTCAAAAAGCCCATCGATCCGAGCAACAACCCGTTGATTGGCGCCGAACTCGAAGCGCACATCTCCGACGCGATCAAAAAACTCAATCTGCCGCGGAAGAATCGCATCGACTATCACCTCGTTGTGGTCACTCCGAATCACGCAGCCTGGCAACGGGCTCACGACGCGATTATGAACCGCTTCGTTGGCAAAGAGGCCGATCAGCTCACCGCGCGGCTCGGATTCAAGAGCAATTCCGTAACGTGGTGACCGGGTGAGGTGCTCCAAGGGGCGCGCAGCAGTGAGCCGATTGGCCGACCCCACGCAATTATTTGTGTTGCGCGAACGCTTCCTTCATCCCGGCCTGCATTTCGGCGTGCGTGAGGTCTTTGACGTGCGTGCCGAAGGACCATTTGTGGCCATAGGGATCCTTCACGACGCCGTAGCGGTCGCCCCAGAACATGTCGGCGGCCGGCATCAGAACCGTGGCGCCGGCGTCTTGGGCACGCTTGATGGCGGCGTCGCAGTCCGTCACGTAGTGATGAATCGTCACCGGCGTGCCTTTGAGTGCCGTCGCCGTTTCCGACTTGCCTTCGCAATACTCGGGGAAATCATCGACAAGAAAGACAAAGCTCTTGCCGATGCGAATGGCCGCATGCATGATCCTGCGGCCGTCCGGGGCCGGCATCCGATGAATCTCCTCGGCGCCGAAAGCCTTCTTGTAAAACTCGATCGCCTCGGAGCACCGCTCGCACACGAGGTGTGGGATCAGGTTTTCGTGTCCGGCGGGAATCGGCTGGATCGACTTGCTCATCGCTGGCTCCTCGATGATTAGATGTGAGTTGGTTGATTACGAATGGCTTCTGCGCGGCATCACAGTACGCAACACTCGACGACGAACTCGAAACTTTTGCCGAAGCGAATCGCCGCATGGATGATCCGGCGAGGGGTCGGCAGGAACAATCCGTCGCCTTCCTCGGTGACGGGTTGTTCGGGGCACTCGATCGCCTGAGAAGACCGCTCGCACGCCAAGGGCGGAATCACGGTTTCAGCAAGTGCTTGAGTTGAGTTGAACATGGCTGGCTCCTTCGTGATTTTGGCTTGCGGTCTCGAGCGGCGTCTTTCCCCCTCTCCCATTCCGATGGGAGAGGGCCGGGATGAGGGCGCCTTTCCTCAGGCTTCGGCCGCCTTTTGCAGGCCGCGGATATCGATCTTCTTCATCTGAAACATCGCTTTGGCAACGCGGGCCGCTTTTTTTGGGTCAGGATTTCCCAGCAGCT includes the following:
- a CDS encoding SUMF1/EgtB/PvdO family nonheme iron enzyme, which encodes TDVSPFGIYDLAGNAREWCIDRWSLTAFADAQKSSSTPLRNWKGPRNAPVDIHVVKGNGPGWDAWYRAGINGTQHHADVGFRCVLRLNEKN
- a CDS encoding VOC family protein, yielding MSKSIQPIPAGHENLIPHLVCERCSEAIEFYKKAFGAEEIHRMPAPDGRRIMHAAIRIGKSFVFLVDDFPEYCEGKSETATALKGTPVTIHHYVTDCDAAIKRAQDAGATVLMPAADMFWGDRYGVVKDPYGHKWSFGTHVKDLTHAEMQAGMKEAFAQHK